One genomic segment of Virgibacillus doumboii includes these proteins:
- a CDS encoding ABC transporter ATP-binding protein — protein sequence MTEKILSLNDLTINLGGKRVLNGINLDVYQGQIIGYIGPNGAGKSTTVKIMLGLIEDYNGTVEIFDQDIADGDHTYKRRIGYVPENAEIYDNLTASEYLTFIGELYGLDSREAESKARNLMREFEMDNVFNTRISSFSKGMRQKVLIIASLLHDPDLLFLDEPLNGLDANSVMIIKEILAQLAAQGKTIFYSSHIMDVVEKISNRIILLTDGEIAADGSFEELREQSKEGSLEEIFNQLTGFDEHKEIAGNFVDIVSEGTGNE from the coding sequence TTGACTGAGAAGATATTGTCGCTCAACGACCTGACCATAAATTTGGGCGGCAAACGGGTTTTGAATGGCATCAACCTCGATGTCTATCAGGGGCAGATCATCGGCTATATCGGCCCAAACGGCGCCGGTAAGAGCACAACGGTAAAAATAATGCTCGGGCTCATAGAAGATTACAATGGCACAGTCGAGATTTTTGATCAGGACATAGCTGACGGGGACCATACATATAAACGAAGAATTGGCTACGTGCCCGAGAATGCGGAAATCTATGATAATCTCACGGCAAGTGAATATTTAACGTTCATTGGTGAGTTATATGGACTCGATTCCAGGGAAGCAGAATCGAAAGCACGAAATTTAATGCGGGAATTTGAAATGGATAATGTGTTCAATACTCGCATTTCATCTTTCTCCAAAGGGATGCGGCAAAAAGTATTAATCATCGCAAGTCTGCTGCACGACCCTGACCTGCTGTTTTTGGATGAACCATTAAATGGTCTGGATGCCAACAGTGTCATGATTATAAAAGAAATTCTTGCACAGCTGGCAGCACAAGGCAAAACGATATTCTACTCGTCGCATATTATGGATGTCGTCGAGAAAATCAGTAATCGTATTATCCTGTTAACAGATGGGGAAATCGCTGCTGACGGCAGTTTCGAGGAATTAAGAGAGCAGAGTAAAGAAGGATCACTCGAGGAAATATTCAATCAGCTTACCGGATTTGACGAACACAAAGAAATTGCCGGAAACTTTGTGGATATTGTAAGTGAGGGAACCGGCAATGAATAA